One part of the Aspergillus luchuensis IFO 4308 DNA, chromosome 5, nearly complete sequence genome encodes these proteins:
- the VPS10 gene encoding vacuolar protein sorting/targeting protein 10 (COG:U;~EggNog:ENOG410PFJT;~InterPro:IPR031777,IPR031778,IPR015943,IPR006581;~PFAM:PF15899,PF15901,PF15902;~SECRETED:SignalP(1-23);~TransMembrane:2 (n6-17c23/24o1351-1372i1400-1423o);~go_component: GO:0016021 - integral component of membrane [Evidence IEA];~go_function: GO:0005515 - protein binding [Evidence IEA]) — MIFRWLVLVSCLLVALIPQQSSAKKSDQPKVTATKLEHEPFSLFYFEDSETVLMSLKNGDFKQSFNGGEDWEDVVSSEDGSVAQPVVFIRQHPFDKNKAYALGFNGHHLVTTDQAKTWRSFDIGDQPALQHPPLVFHGWDSSKVIYQSEECAGFFCIVRSYYTTDDFKTVRLLRESAAGCSWAVGHPHFAEDLNMNQELKDRSLCVVPGLKVPFGHANRLVYSDDYFVSNIEGTEVNLHEGRPVSGVISTAAVKKFIVAAVKSKGTEELALFVTTDTNTWHRAEFDGHRVEQDAYTMLESTNYSLQVDVLTSPSSNMGVLFTSNSNGTFFSRNIEHTNRDMEGTVDFEKIAGIQGIVLVNTVKNPKEVESGQAKKVISRISFDDGRSFQPLKVGEKNLHLHSVTTFANIGRVFSSPAPGLVMGIGNTGDHLQKYTDGDLYISDDAGVTWRHALDGPHKYEFGDQGAVVMAISDKGKSNKISFSLDHGKEWESVELEHKIYPTMVTTTPDSTSLRFLLVGKQNEESGYIVYSIDFKGLHERKCEEDDFEKWPARLDENGEPDCLMGHKQFFRRRKANADCFVDEEFKDPQPIMEPCKCTAEDFECEFKGSEDGKSCIPALLPTPPEGCKNPDDTFMGPSGWRLIPGDTCIRDGGKNLDHDIEWRCKDAGNVPTSGEISVEKQYFDARQFSAYYYLERQSSSSGNDETIVMLTSERALYVSHDHGKTWKQPLKGEAINRIVPHPYNSDGAFFLTDGAEGFWTVDRGQSFKPFDAPAPPTEERLPTLTFHPQYQDWLIWTGAADCGSGDCHSNAYISKNRGDNWELLQRYVQKCEFESREGREDSTNLIFCEQFENENKNNRLQLISSENWFSDSKVHFRDVTNYATMSEFIVVASRNPEKPESLVASSSVDGKTFAEAKFPPNVNVPVQMAYTVLESSTHAVFLHVTVSNSEGAEYGSIIKSNSNGTSYVLSLGAVNRNFRGYVDFEKMQGIEGVAVANVVSNVNKLSNGEPKKLRTMITHNDGGQWTLLSPPSKDAEGKDFGCSVEGEGVPGCSLHLHGYTERRDERDTFSSSSAIGLMLGVGNVGDHLGGEDEADTFITRDAGFTWKSVKKGRYIWEFGDAGSLIVIVPESKPTKTLYYSLDEGDTWLEFVFSDVEMQIDDISTVPSDTSKSFLLWGKELKSDYRDKLATVSVDFSGLRSSSCKLDENKAESHDYYLWEPKHPFQDDNCLFGHVEQYHRKKPSAQCWNDWREPHVHSIGENCPCTRADFECDYNYEPQSDGSCALVQGLAPPDTMAVCREDPDAYEYWEPSGYRRLPQSTCQGGREMDHIVSKPCPNREEEYKKKHGISGVGLFFAIVIPIAVASAVGYYGYTRWDGKFGQIRLGENVGTSQGLLSRDSLLITIPVAIIAGAVAVIKALPLLATSLWRSASGYVRLGRNRGYSRPYASRGSFAARRGDYTGVVDDEDELLGVEDLEADEEEEL, encoded by the exons ATGATCTTTCGATGGCTCGTGCTGGTGAGCTGCCTTTTGGTGGCTCTTATTCCCCAGCAAAGCTCTGCGAAGAAATCCGATCAACCGAAGGTCACGGCGACTAAGCTTGAACATGaacccttttctctcttctattTCGAGGACTCAGAAACTGTTCTTATGAGTCTGAAGAATGGAGACTTCAAGCAGTCTTTCAACGGGGGGGAGGATTGGGAAGACGTGGTTAGCAGCGAGGATGGTAGTGTGGCACAACCAGTGGTTTTCATACGACAGCACCCGTTCGACAAGAATAAGGCTTATGCTCTCGGTTTTAACGGACATCACTTGGTCACAACGGATCAGGCCAAGACGTGGAGATCGTTCGATATAGGCGACCAGCCGGCCTTACAGCACCCGCCCCTTGTTTTTCATGGTTGGGACTCGAGTAAGGTCATATACCAAAGCGAAGAATGTGCCGGGTTTTTCTGCATTGTGAGGTCGTACTACACGACTGATGATTTCAAGACCGTTAGGCTGTTGCGGGAGAGTGCGGCAGGGTGCTCCTGGGCAGTTGGGCACCCTCACTTCGCTGAAGATTTGAATATGAACCAGGAGTTGAAGGACAGATCACTATGCGTCGTTCCTGGGTTGAAGGTGCCCTTTGGACACGCCAACCGCTTGGTATACTCGGATGATTACTTCGTCAGTAACATTGAAGGTACAGAGGTGAACTTACATGAGGGCCGGCCTGTCTCCGGTGTTATTAGCACAGCCGCTGTCAAGAAGTTTATTGTGGCCGCCGTCAAATCCAAGGGAACAGAAGAGCTTGCCTTGTTTGTGACAACGGATACGAATACCTGGCACCGAGCCGAATTCGATGGGCATCGGGTAGAGCAGGACGCGTATACAATGTTGGAGAGCACCAACTATAGCCTGCAGGTAGACGTCCTGACTAGCCCATCCAGCAACATGGGTGTCCTATTCACTTCCAATTCGAACGGTACATTCTTCAGCCGCAATATTGAACACACCAATCGCGATATGGAAGGAACCGTCGATTTCGAAAAGATTGCTGGCATTCAAGGCATAGTTTTGGTCAATACGGTGAAAAACCCGAAAGAGGTTGAGTCCGGGCAAGCGAAAAAGGTCATCAGCAGAATAAGTTTCGACGATGGGCGAAGTTTCCAACCTCTCAAGGTTGGTGAAAAGAATTTACATCTACATTCTGTGACTACCTTCGCCAATATCGGCCGGGTCTTTTCCAGTCCAGCACCAGGATTAGTCATGGGAATTGGCAATACAGGTGATCACCTTCAGAAATACACCGACGGCGATCTTTATATTTCggatgatgctggtgtgACCTGGCGTCATGCTCTTGACGGGCCGCATAAGTACGAGTTTGGCGACCAAGGAGCTGTGGTTATGGCAATCAGCGATAAGGGCAAATCCAACAAGATTAGCTTTTCTCTTGACCATGGCAAGGAATGGGAATCGGTGGAGCTTGAACATAAAATATATCCTACCATGGTCACTACGACACCAGACTCCACGAGCCTAAGGTTTCTACTAGTCGGCAAGCAAAACGAGGAAAGCGGGTACATTGTCTATTCCATTGACTTCAAGGGATTGCATGAGCGGAaatgcgaagaagatgacttcGAGAAGTGGCCAGCTAGACTAGACGAAAATGGCGAGCCAGACTGCTTGATGGGTCACAAACAATTCTTCCGCCGCAGGAAGGCGAATGCTGACTGCTTCGTGGATGAGGAGTTCAAAGATCCGCAGCCAATTATGGAACCATGCAAATGTACGGCAGAGGACTTCGAATGTGAGTTCAAAGGCAGCGAGGACGGAAAGAGTTGTATCCCGGCCTTACTGCCAACGCCCCCAGAAGGGTGCAAAAACCCCGATGATACCTTCATGGGACCATCTGGTTGGAGACTGATACCAGGTGACACTTGCATCCGTGATGGCGGCAAGAATTTGGATCACGATATTGAGTGGCGTTGCAAGGATGCAGGCAATGTGCCCACATCTGGCGAGATCAGCGTGGAAAAACAATACTTTGACGCAAGGCAATTCAGTGCTTACTATTACCTAGAACGCCAGTCAAGCAGTTCTGGTAATGACGAGACGATTGTTATGCTCACCAGTGAACGTGCGCTCTATGTATCACATGATCATGGGAAGACATGGAAGCAGCCACTGAAAGGAGAAGCAATCAACAGAATCGTTCCTCACCCATATAACAGTGATGGTGCTTTCTTCTTGACAGACGGTGCTGAAGGCTTTTGGACTGTTGACCGTGGCCAGTCATTCAAGCCTTTCGATGCACCAGCGCCTCCAACTGAGGAACGCCTTCCAACCCTTACGTTCCATCCTCAGTACCAAGACTGGTTGATCTGGACAGGGGCCGCTGATTGCGGATCTGGTGATTGTCACTCCAACGCCTACATCAGTAAAAACCGCGGGGACAATTGGGAGCTGCTGCAACGCTATGTTCAAAAGTGTGAATTCGAAAGCAGGGAAGGCCGTGAAGATAGCACGAACCTCATATTCTGCGAGCAATTCGAGAatgagaacaagaacaaccgACTACAACTCATATCCAGTGAGAACTGGTTTTCAGACTCGAAGGTTCATTTCAGAGATGTCACCAACTATGCCACTATGTCCGAGTTCATTGTTGTGGCTTcaagaaatccagaaaagCCCGAATCTTTGGTGGCGAGCAGCAGCGTCGATGGTAAGACATTTGCGGAGGCAAAATTTCCTCCCAATGTCAATGTCCCTGTCCAAATGGCATATACCGTTCTGGAAAGTTCTACTCACGCCGTTTTCCTGCATGTTACAGTAAGTAACTCGGAAGGGGCCGAGTACGGATCGATTATCAAGAGTAATAGCAACGGAACTTCCTATGTGCTCAGCCTTGGTGCGGTGAATCGAAATTTCCGGGGGTATGTTGACTTTGAGAAGATGCAAGGCATAGAAGGCGTGGCAGTTGCCAACGTTGTCAGTAACGTGAACAAGCTGTCAAATGGGGAGCCGAAAAAGTTAAGGACAATGATTACCCACAACGATGGAGGGCAATGGACCTTGCTTTCTCCCCCAAGTAAGGATGCAGAGGGCAAGGACTTTGGGTGTTctgttgaaggagaaggcgtTCCTGGCTGTTCGCTCCACCTTCACGGCTATACAGAACGCAGGGATGAGCGGGACACTTTTTCGTCCAGTTCAGCAATCGGCTTGATGCTCGGAGTCGGCAATGTTGGTGACCACCTCGGTGGCGAAGACGAGGCCGATACGTTCATAACCCGGGATGCTGGCTTCACATGGAAGTCGGTCAAGAAGGGCAGGTACATCTGGGAGTTTGGTGATGCCGGCTCTTTGATTGTAATCGTGCCGGAGTCGAAGCCCACCAAAACTCTTTACTACAGTCTTGACGAGGGTGACACGTGGTTAGAATTTGTCTTCTCAGACGTGGAGATGCAGATCGATGATATCTCCACCGTACCATCCGACACTTCCAAGAGCTTTCTTCTCTGGGGCAAAGAGCTGAAATCGGATTACCGAGATAAGCTCGCGACAGTAAGCGTTGACTTCAGTGGGCTCCGTTCCTCTTCGTGCAAGTTGGACGAGAATAAAGCTGAGAGCCATGATTATTACCTCTGGGAACCAAAACATCCGTTCCAGGACGATAATTGCCTGTTTGGCCATGTTGAGCAGTATCATCGGAAGAAACCGTCAGCTCAATGTTGGAACGACTGGCGTGAGCCTCATGTTCACAGCATCGGAGAGAACTGCCCCTGCACGAGGGCTGATTTTGAATG TGACTACAACTACGAGCCCCAGAGTGATGGCAGCTGTGCTCTTGTTCAAGGACTCGCTCCTCCTGATACCATGGCTGTATGCAGAGAAGACCCTGATGCATATGAATACTGGGAACCCTCAGGATATCGGCGTCTCCCTCAATCAACGTGTCAGGGTGGACGTGAAATGGATCATATTGTTTCCAAGCCTTGCCCCAACAGAGAGGAAGAGTATAAGAAGAAGCATGGGATTAGCGGGGTTGGTCTTTTCTTCGCGATCGTCATCCCTATTGCTGTAGCAAGCGCTGTCGGTTATTATGGCTATACTAGGTGGGACGGCAAGTTTGGCCAGATTCGGCTCGGGGAGAATGTTGGTACCTCCCAGGGTCTGCTTTCGCGAGAttctcttctcatcaccatcccggTTGCCATAATTGCGGGTGCGGTGGCCGTCATCAAGGCGCTCCCACTGTTAGCTACAAGCCTCTGGCGAAGCGCGAGTGGATATGTGCGCCTAGGACGCAACCGGGGTTACTCAAGGCCTTATGCGTCTCGCGGATCATTTGCCGCCAGGCGCGGCGACTATACTGGTGTtgttgacgacgaggatgagcttCTTGGCGTGGAAGATCTCGAagcggatgaagaggaagagctgtAA
- a CDS encoding cytidine deaminase (BUSCO:EOG09264RJL;~COG:F;~EggNog:ENOG410PPBI;~InterPro:IPR006262,IPR002125,IPR016193;~PFAM:PF00383,PF08211;~go_function: GO:0003824 - catalytic activity [Evidence IEA];~go_function: GO:0004126 - cytidine deaminase activity [Evidence IEA];~go_function: GO:0008270 - zinc ion binding [Evidence IEA];~go_process: GO:0009972 - cytidine deamination [Evidence IEA]): MVHAADHLSAQELETLSTKAIAAKDTAYCPYSKFRVGACILTESGEFVQGANVENASYPVGTCAERVAFGNAIVAGHRNFKAIAVASDIKPPASPCGMCRQFMSEFTTPEFPIFMYDGEGNYTLTTMGELLPNSFGPSDFTH; this comes from the exons ATGGTCCACGCTGCCGACCACCTCTCTGCCCAAGAGCTCGAAACGCTCTCCACCAAGGCCATCGCCGCCAAGGACACCGCATACT GCCCCTACTCAAAGTTCCGTGTTGGCGCATGCATTCTGACCGAGTCGGGTGAATTCGTCCAAGGCGCCAATGTTGAAAATGCCTCTTATCCCGTTGGAACTTGTGCAGAGCGAGTAGCGTTTGGAAATGCCATT GTGGCCGGGCATCGCAACTTCAAAGCCATTGCTGTCGCAAGTGACATCAAACCTCCCGCTTCGCCATGCGGCATGTGTAGACAGTT TATGAGCGAATTTACCACCCCCGAATTCCCCATTTTTATGTACGACGGTGAGGGTAATTATACTCTTACTACAATGGGAGAG CTCCTGCCGAACTCGTTTGGCCCGAGTGATTTCACTCATTGA
- the amcA gene encoding putative mitochondrial ornithine carrier protein AmcA/Ort1 (COG:C;~EggNog:ENOG410PKNC;~InterPro:IPR018108,IPR023395;~PFAM:PF00153): MAAAEHAIAINDDISMELPTLPPNQGLEAFKDIVFGSAAGMAGKVIEYPFDTVKVRLQSQPDHLPLRYKGPLDCFRQSFQADGLRGLYRGISAPMAGAAIENSCLFFSYRLIQDILKATVYSSADDLPFSALVFSGAASGSITSLALTPVELIKCKMQVPVTASGGTPPGPLTLIATVFRQDGLLGFWRGQLGTLIRETGGGAAWFGGYEGVSALFRAYRAPSAELKEDVTSSDSIPIYQKMIAGAAAGVSYNFLFYPADTIKSRMQTEDVTRGAYNGKRQTFWGVAKALWRQQGLRALYRGCGITCARSAPSSAFIFTVYEGLRNYFA; this comes from the exons ATGGCGGCCGCCGAACATGCGATAGCAATCAATGATGATATTTCAATGGAGCTGCCTACACTTCCGCCCAACCAGGGCCTTGAGGCCTTTAAAGATATCGTGTTTGGGTCG GCTGCAGGAATGGCAGGCAAAGTGATCGAGTACCCTTTTGATACAGTCAAAGTGCGGCTCCAATCTCAACcggatcatcttcctctaAGATACAAAGGCCCCTTGGATTGTTTCCGACAATCCTTCCAAGCAGATGGCCTACGCGGGCTCTACCGGGGCATTAGCGCTCCCATGGCAGGTGCTGCCATTGAGAACAGCTGCTTGTTCTTCAGCTACCGTCTGATCCAGGATATATTGAAGGCCACTGTCTACTCCTCTGCCGATGACCTCCCTTTCTCGGCACTGGTGTTCAGCGGCGCTGCGTCAGGATCTATTACCTCCCTTGCACTTACCCCGGTTGAGCTTATCAAGTGCAAGATGCAAGTCCCCGTTACGGCGTCTGGCGGAACACCCCCTGGTCCATTGACTCTGATAGCCACTGTCTTCCGTCAAGACGGTCTCCTTGGCTTTTGGCGCGGACAGTTGGGAACACTTATTCGCGAGACTGGTGGCGGCGCTGCATGGTTCGGTGGCTATGAGGGGGTATCTGCACTGTTCCGCGCATACCGTGCCCCATCTGCAGAGCTCAAGGAAGATGTGACATCCTCTGATTCCATTCCTATCTACCAGAAGATGATTGCAGGTGCCGCAGCAGGCGTCAGCTAcaattttctcttttatCCTGCCGATACGATCAAATCGCGCATGCAAACAGAGGATGTTACGCGAGGAGCATACAACGGCAAACGACAGACATTCTGGGGAGTTGCAAAAGCCTTGTGGAGACAGCAAGGACTAAGGGCTCTGTACCGAGGCTGTGGCATCACCTGCGCTCGATCTGCCCCCAGCTCcgccttcatcttcaccgTCTATGAGGGACTACGGAATTATTTTGCCTGA
- a CDS encoding uncharacterized protein (COG:S;~EggNog:ENOG410PG08): MDKLPGDVLRWFGEEHDLDLALEKDPTNYVNSPMKMPHRKLKRPCIRRTLSLTSATLIRQPSFAASHKNHRHSSQSPVTSSFLTNLLTRESKSRPLSSQAQGDHSFQSSFCSIDPGAQHYQDPEARLKLRLYLASPHNFDEAIEFGFPAPADEDTTSGLPGVLKQSPKPQRSRRKVYPAVAKNADLFTEANVTISDAVQPPRLLEHPISDKHISPSNTQQSCSGDKGIGKRLDPNNREMTLKMTLTRPDLRTSSWEAVSPVTPVSTESFSAEGDPQTRNADENIRHKMKNVWCKLRVWK, from the coding sequence ATGGATAAACTTCCTGGTGATGTCTTGCGGTGGTTTGGTGAGGAGCATGACCTTGATCTTGCCCTCGAAAAGGATCCCACCAACTACGTCAACTCACCAATGAAGATGCCACACCGAAAACTGAAGAGACCTTGCATCAGAAGGACATTGTCTTTGACTTCTGCCACTCTTATTCGACAACCATCGTTTGCTGCTTCGCACAAGAACCACCGACATTCCAGCCAGTCTCCCGTCACGTCGTCCTTCTTAACCAACCTTCTTACTCGAGAATCCAAATCTCGTCCGCTATCGAGCCAAGCGCAAGGCGATCATAGTTTCCAATCATCCTTTTGCAGCATTGATCCGGGTGCTCAGCATTACCAGGATCCAGAAGCGCGCCTCAAACTACGACTCTACCTAGCATCCCCGCATAACTTCGACGAAGCCATCGAGTTCGGCTTTCCGGCCCCAGCGGATGAGGACACGACATCAGGGCTGCCCGGTGTACTAAAGCAGAGCCCAAAGCCCCAGAGAAGTAGGAGAAAGGTATACCCAGCTGTGGCTAAGAATGCAGACCTTTTCACAGAGGCCAATGTTACTATATCAGACGCCGTACAGCCGCCCCGGCTCTTGGAGCATCCCATCTCAGACAAGCATATCTCACCGAGTAATACGCAACAATCTTGTTCAGGCGATAAGGGCATTGGCAAGCGGCTTGATCCAAACAATCGCGAAATGACACTGAAGATGACGTTGACACGACCAGATCTTCGAACAAGCTCCTGGGAGGCCGTTTCACCGGTTACTCCGGTGTCTACCGAGTCATTTTCAGCAGAAGGAGACCCACAAACTCGCAATGCTGATGAGAATATACGACACAAAATGAAAAATGTGTGGTGCAAGCTTAGGGTATGGAAATAG